Proteins found in one Bacteroidetes bacterium GWF2_43_63 genomic segment:
- a CDS encoding selenium metabolism hydrolase: MNKKELAAIINEKAAQYKDYTAENLSKLVKIKSLSGDEKAVQEEVMRQMQEAGFDEVKMDGLGNVLGRVGSGKKVLAIDGHIDTVDVGNPENWNMDPFSGLIADGFVHGRGTVDQKGGIASAITAGRILKEIGLQNDITVWVVASVMEEDCDGLCWKYIIEEDKFRPDFVISTEPTNLNVYRGHRGRMEIHVSFRGLSAHGSAPERGKNAVYMASSAALEIEKLHERLKYDEFLGKGSVTISEFISGSPSLCAVADFARFHLDRRLTWGETKDSAVAEVKEAVNNPDSKVEVLWYDGLAFTGLKYGMEKYYPTWKMPEDHPAVQTGVTAFSELFGKAPIVDKWTFSTNGIATNGIHKIPTIGFGPGNEVMAHAPNEKTPVSDLVAASAFYALYAQIL, translated from the coding sequence ATGAATAAAAAAGAACTTGCTGCTATCATCAACGAAAAAGCAGCGCAGTACAAAGACTACACAGCTGAGAATCTTTCTAAGCTGGTGAAAATCAAATCGCTCAGCGGTGATGAAAAAGCCGTACAGGAAGAAGTCATGCGTCAGATGCAAGAGGCCGGATTCGATGAAGTGAAAATGGACGGACTTGGAAACGTGCTCGGCCGTGTCGGATCAGGAAAAAAAGTACTTGCCATCGACGGTCATATCGATACAGTTGATGTCGGAAATCCTGAAAACTGGAATATGGATCCATTTTCCGGACTCATCGCCGACGGCTTTGTTCATGGGCGCGGAACCGTTGACCAGAAAGGCGGTATTGCATCTGCAATTACAGCTGGCCGTATTCTGAAAGAAATTGGTCTGCAAAACGACATTACCGTTTGGGTGGTGGCCAGCGTGATGGAAGAAGACTGCGACGGCCTTTGCTGGAAATATATTATTGAAGAAGATAAATTCCGTCCCGATTTCGTTATTAGTACCGAACCAACTAATCTGAATGTATATCGTGGTCACCGTGGACGTATGGAAATTCATGTTTCCTTCCGCGGATTATCGGCTCATGGTTCAGCGCCCGAACGTGGCAAAAATGCCGTGTACATGGCTTCCAGTGCAGCTCTCGAAATTGAAAAATTGCATGAACGTCTCAAATACGATGAATTTCTTGGAAAAGGGAGTGTTACTATCAGCGAATTCATCAGCGGCAGCCCGTCGTTGTGTGCTGTTGCCGATTTTGCCCGCTTCCACCTCGATCGTCGCCTCACCTGGGGCGAAACCAAAGACAGTGCTGTGGCCGAAGTGAAAGAAGCTGTCAATAATCCGGACTCAAAAGTAGAAGTACTCTGGTACGACGGTCTTGCTTTTACAGGATTGAAATATGGAATGGAGAAATATTATCCAACCTGGAAAATGCCAGAAGACCATCCAGCTGTGCAAACTGGTGTGACAGCATTTTCAGAGCTTTTCGGCAAAGCCCCGATTGTAGATAAATGGACCTTCTCTACCAACGGAATTGCTACCAATGGAATTCATAAAATTCCGACCATTGGCTTCGGACCTGGCAATGAAGTGATGGCGCATGCCCCCAATGAAAAAACACCGGTAAGCGATCTCGTTGCTGCATCGGCATTTTACGCACTCTACGCTCAGATTCTGTAA